From a region of the Thermomonas sp. HDW16 genome:
- a CDS encoding PhoH family protein, with translation MQTQRDFTLEPDDIERLANLSGPFDAHLRMIELRMGVQIANRGNVFRVSGRDADAVARTERVLRELYDDATAETLDEHAIHLRLGAFAGDDAATSTNNDYVPQEIAVRVKRGTLRGRGDNQRKYLHEIATHDINFGVGPAGTGKTFLAVAMAVDALNQSRVQRVILVRPAVEAGEKLGFLPGDLSQKVDPYLRPLYDALYEMLGVEKVARLLEKSVIEIAPLAYMRGRTLNDAFVILDEAQNTTIEQMKMFLTRLGFGSTAVITGDMTQIDLPRHVKSGLKDAVEVLRGVEGVSFTFFESRDVVRHPLVARIVNAYEARDANDAQTGTA, from the coding sequence ATGCAAACCCAACGTGATTTCACCCTCGAACCCGACGACATCGAGCGCCTGGCCAACCTGTCCGGCCCGTTCGATGCCCATCTGCGCATGATCGAACTTCGGATGGGCGTGCAGATCGCCAATCGCGGCAACGTGTTCCGCGTCAGCGGACGCGATGCCGACGCGGTCGCGCGCACCGAGCGCGTCTTGCGCGAGCTATATGACGATGCCACAGCGGAAACCCTGGACGAGCACGCCATCCACCTGCGGCTGGGCGCGTTCGCTGGCGATGACGCAGCGACATCGACCAACAACGATTACGTGCCACAGGAGATCGCGGTGCGGGTCAAGCGCGGCACCCTGCGCGGACGCGGCGACAACCAGCGTAAATACCTGCACGAGATCGCCACCCACGACATCAATTTCGGCGTGGGGCCGGCCGGCACCGGCAAGACGTTCCTCGCGGTGGCGATGGCGGTGGATGCGCTGAACCAGTCGCGCGTGCAGCGGGTGATCCTGGTGCGTCCGGCGGTGGAAGCCGGCGAGAAACTCGGCTTCCTTCCCGGCGACCTCAGCCAGAAGGTCGATCCGTACCTGCGTCCGTTGTACGACGCGCTGTACGAAATGCTGGGCGTGGAAAAAGTTGCACGACTGCTGGAGAAAAGCGTCATCGAAATCGCACCGCTGGCCTACATGCGCGGACGCACGCTCAACGACGCCTTCGTGATCCTGGACGAGGCGCAGAACACCACCATCGAACAGATGAAGATGTTCCTGACCCGGCTGGGCTTCGGCAGCACCGCAGTGATCACCGGCGACATGACCCAGATCGACCTGCCGCGCCACGTGAAATCCGGCCTGAAGGATGCAGTGGAGGTGCTGCGCGGGGTGGAAGGCGTGAGCTTCACTTTCTTCGAGTCGCGCGACGTGGTCCGCCACCCGCTGGTGGCGCGCATCGTCAACGCCTACGAGGCGCGCGATGCCAACGATGCGCAGACCGGAACGGCGTAA
- the ybeY gene encoding rRNA maturation RNase YbeY: MTKGPVRLDVAVGYAVPRAGIPAAVSFRKWVTAALEGRIREADLAIRIVGSKEGRALNKHYRGKDYATNVLSFPAELPEGLPKGVKLPLLGDLVLCAPVIAREAKEQGKPLAAHYAHLTVHGALHLLGWDHEDTREAECMEQLEREILAGLGLPDPYTER; encoded by the coding sequence ATGACCAAGGGCCCTGTTCGCCTCGATGTTGCCGTCGGTTACGCCGTGCCGCGCGCCGGTATTCCGGCTGCGGTGAGTTTCCGCAAGTGGGTGACGGCGGCGCTGGAAGGCCGAATCCGCGAGGCCGACCTCGCCATCCGCATCGTCGGCAGCAAGGAAGGCCGAGCGCTGAACAAGCACTACCGCGGCAAGGACTACGCCACCAATGTGCTCAGCTTCCCGGCGGAATTGCCGGAAGGCCTGCCGAAGGGCGTGAAGCTGCCACTGCTGGGCGACCTGGTGCTGTGCGCGCCGGTGATCGCCCGCGAAGCCAAGGAACAAGGCAAGCCGCTGGCCGCGCATTACGCGCACCTCACCGTGCACGGCGCCCTGCACCTGCTCGGCTGGGATCACGAAGATACCCGCGAAGCGGAATGCATGGAGCAGTTGGAGCGCGAGATCCTGGCCGGTCTGGGCCTGCCGGATCCGTATACAGAGCGATAA
- a CDS encoding transporter associated domain-containing protein has translation MSEDDSRHDTADSTDRPAEKPRRSWLDRISSALSGEPTTREDLIELLRDVQVDGLIGPDTLRMMEGAIAVSDMTVGDVMVSRAQMVALPVDAKFLDLMKAVVESGHSRFPVHGEDKDEILGILLAKDLLRGVVADGGPGSVRELLRPAVLIPESKKLNVLLREFRQSRNHMAIVIDEYGGVAGLVTIEDVLEEIVGEIDDEHDEDEGDPGHIAAQADGQYVVDALTPIADFNERFGADFNDDEYDTIGGLVTNAIGHLPEAGEELTLGRFVFRVARADARRLLALHVGVHADH, from the coding sequence ATGTCAGAGGACGACAGTCGTCACGACACCGCCGATTCGACGGATCGCCCCGCGGAGAAACCGCGCCGTTCGTGGCTGGATCGCATCAGTTCCGCGCTGTCCGGCGAGCCCACTACCCGCGAAGACCTGATCGAACTGTTGCGCGACGTACAGGTCGACGGCCTGATCGGCCCCGACACCCTGCGCATGATGGAAGGCGCGATCGCCGTGTCAGACATGACCGTGGGCGACGTGATGGTGTCGCGTGCGCAAATGGTGGCCTTGCCCGTCGATGCCAAATTCCTGGACCTGATGAAGGCGGTGGTGGAATCCGGCCATTCGCGCTTCCCCGTGCATGGCGAGGACAAGGACGAGATCCTCGGCATCCTGCTGGCCAAGGACCTGCTGCGCGGTGTGGTCGCCGATGGTGGCCCGGGCAGCGTGCGCGAACTTCTGCGCCCGGCGGTGCTGATCCCCGAATCGAAGAAACTCAACGTGTTGCTGCGCGAGTTCCGCCAATCGCGCAACCACATGGCGATCGTGATCGACGAATACGGCGGCGTGGCCGGGCTGGTCACCATCGAGGACGTGCTGGAGGAAATCGTCGGCGAGATCGACGACGAGCACGACGAGGACGAAGGCGATCCCGGGCATATCGCCGCACAAGCCGACGGCCAGTACGTGGTCGATGCGCTGACCCCGATTGCGGACTTCAACGAACGCTTCGGCGCCGATTTCAACGACGACGAATACGACACCATCGGCGGCCTGGTCACCAATGCGATCGGCCATCTGCCGGAAGCCGGCGAGGAACTCACGCTCGGCCGCTTCGTGTTCCGCGTCGCCCGCGCCGATGCGCGTCGCCTGCTGGCCCTGCACGTGGGCGTGCATGCGGATCACTGA